From a single Candidatus Methylacidithermus pantelleriae genomic region:
- a CDS encoding RrF2 family transcriptional regulator: MKISRKTDYALRALFTLVEYYGRGPIPIRELARRNDVPKRFLEHIMLDLKEKGWVESLPGKRGGYFLAKPPNKITMGEIVRHFDGILAPIDCVSVTGYRRCSQEGVCRFRRVFLDIRNYVARMMDRATLAEVFQGSPVADSEVTWENYSDGAGI; encoded by the coding sequence GTGAAAATCTCGCGTAAGACTGATTACGCGCTCAGAGCGCTTTTTACACTGGTGGAGTACTACGGTCGAGGTCCGATCCCTATCCGGGAACTAGCGCGCCGGAATGATGTGCCTAAGCGGTTTTTAGAGCATATCATGCTGGATCTTAAGGAAAAAGGATGGGTAGAAAGTCTCCCTGGAAAGCGTGGAGGCTATTTTTTGGCAAAGCCCCCCAATAAGATCACCATGGGGGAGATTGTGCGGCATTTTGATGGGATTCTTGCTCCGATTGATTGTGTTTCGGTAACCGGATATCGGCGATGTAGCCAGGAAGGGGTGTGCCGGTTTCGGCGAGTATTCTTGGATATCCGAAACTATGTGGCTCGCATGATGGACCGAGCCACGCTTGCCGAGGTTTTCCAGGGGAGCCCTGTAGCGGATTCTGAGGTTACATGGGAAAACTATTCCGACGGTGCCGGGATTTAG